The genomic DNA TTTGTAATTGGATTTATCTCATGGTTTATCTTGATTTTGTATTCGTTGGCAGTCGTTGCAGTTTTATATTGCCTTTTTTTCATTTTGGAATTTTTCGATGAAGATATCTATGAGATCATCGGCTCAAATTTTAAAATTTCACAAAGAAAATTTTTTGCATAGGACTAAATAATGGCTCGTGGACTTATAGATGTTTTTAGGGATTGGAAACAAAACAAACAAGACAAGCAAGAGCTTGGAACTGAAACAAAAAAAGAAAAAGATAGCGATATCCGCTCAAAAATAAGTCAAATAAATAAAAAAGCTGACAGAATAATAATGCTGGGCGAACCTGAAATATACACAATGGCAAAAGAGAACAATATCGCATGCAAATACGGCGAGAATGCTATTGTTACCAAAGATGGCAACATAACAATTGCAGTGGAACTAAAGGGGACAAGCTACGCTGGAATTAGTCTTGACGCTGAAATGGATTATCTATTAAATCGAATTATGTTTTTTACTACACTAAGAGATAATGTAGAGACCAATTTAATCATTAAAAAAACTAAAATCAAGGCTAAAGACTATATCGAAAAAAATATAAATCAATATGCGAATGAAATAATTGAAAAATGGGAAAAAAATCAAGATATTTATTCAATCAAATATTTTATGCTTATATCGACTACGACGAAAAATATAACTGGATTTCTTGAAAGCTTTAAAACCAAAGTAACTAGCGAACAAGACGAAAAAAATAAAGAAAGCTCAAACTATAAACAAAAAATGGAGTTGTTAAATAACACACTCTTAAATATAAAAAACCATTTGGCAACGTATCAGCCACGCCAGATGAGTAGTGATGAGATAATTAATTTTTATGCGACGTACTCAAACGCACAGGAAACAAATTTAAGATACACAAACGAATTAATTACAGATAGCTATATTAGCTCTTATGTCGAATTTAAAAAAGATTATATCGAATTTTACAGGAATGATGGCACAACAAAATATGCAAGATTTGTCAGTGTAAAGGCATACGAAACAGAGCAAATAAAGTCAATCATTACGTCAAATTTGATTAAGAGTAATCATGAGTTTATGACGATGATTTACTTTAAGGCGTACGAAAAACGCAAAGCGATCAAAAAAATAAAAGATACTAGAGTTTTCTCAGTTGAACTAGTCCAACAAGAACTGGATCATTTGATGGAGTTAATCCAAGCAGATAGGGAAAACCTAGTTGAAACAAGCTTTTCTATATATTGCCTAGCCGACAACCTAACAGAACTGGATAATCGCACAAACGAACTAAAAAATATCCTTGAAAATCAAGGTTTAAATGTTGTTAGAGAGACTATTAACCAAAAGGCACTATATTTTAGCCTCTTCCCAAGTCGTGGAAATTTGAACGCAAGAAAGAAAACCCTAAACATAAGCAACCTAGCTACGATCGCAAATTTTGAAAACGAAGTAACTGGATTTAACCAAAATGATTGGGGCGACGAAGCAGTTACGACTTTTAAACACTTAAATGGCACACCATTTTTGTTTAACTTTCACTGCCAACCTGATGGAGATAGACCAGCTGGTCATACAATGATCATAGGTGGAACAGGAACTGGTAAAACAACAACAATTCAGTTCTTAATGACAAACCTCTTTAAATATCCTGTAAGTATTTTTGCAATGGACAAGCTAAGAGGTATGTATTGCTTCACAAATTACATGGACGGAGAATATCATGATAGCGAAAGCGATGGGTTTAAACTAAATCCATTCAGCCTAGCCGATACAGCAGAGAATAGAGAATTTTTAGCGTCATGGCTAAGCTCAATGGCAGAGCTAAAGCCTGAAGAGCATGATGCAACAAAAGATATTAGAGAAACAATAAATAGGCTTTTTGACAATAAGCAAGCGGATCAAATATTGTCGTTAAGCGATTTCATAGACTCACTGCCAGCTGATAATGAAGCAAGATTAAAAACTAGATTTGGAAATTATAAGGGCTCAATTTTTGATAACAAGGAAGATGCCCTAAATTTCACAAAACAGCTATCAGTACTAAACATGGATGGAATATTGCCAAACAAAAAGGTATCAGCCCTCACCGCAATGTATGTATTTCACAGACTGAAAAATCAGGCAAAAAATAGCGAAAATATACGTGGCTTTTTTTGTTTCATAGACGAGTTGAAGGACTATTTAAGAGATGAAGTAATGTCAGAGAAAATCCTTGAAGGTATTTTGGAGTGGAGAAAGATAGGCGGTGTTGGATGCTTTGGCTTTCAAAACATAAGCCTATTTAATGGGAATGAGCGTGGCTCATCATTTCTTGACAATATCGCAAATTTTCTTATCTTCCCAACAAACAACGAAGATACGCTAAATCAGCTAAGCGAGATAATAGGACTAACACCTACGGAAGCTAAATTCTTGAAAGACACTCAATCAAATGCTAGGCAGGTGCTTTTAAACATGAAGCTACGAAATGAGAGTGCAAAACTAAATGTCAATTTGTCAAGCCTAGGGAATTATTTGAGAGTATTCTCGTCAAGCTCAGACAGCGTAAATTTGATAAAAAAATTAAAAACTGAAAGCCCAATACATTGGCGTAAATACTATATAGAACACAAAGAACAAAGGAGCTAAAAATGAAACTAGCAGTAATTGTAACAACGGCTTTAATGATATTTCTAGGTGGATGTGCTGATAAGCCAAGCAAAATAGAAAAAGTAAGTCCTTGCGCTTGCTACGACATCATACAAGTAGGTTAATATGGCATACGAAGACAAAAAAGTAGACCCAAATTTTATTTTTAAGGCGGAGCGAAACATAAAAGCGTATATGTTTTATGTGATCATTGCTTTAACAATAGTCAGCATAAGTTTATCCGTTGCGATAGCACTACTAACACCTCTTAAAGAGACAAAGCCTGTATTGTTAAAATTTTCAGATGGTGACTCAAGGTTTGTGACAATAGACGATACCAGTTTAAATGTTAGAAACAATGAAGAACTTTTAAAAAGCATACTTGCAGGATATGTGAAAAATAGAGAGTTAATTAATCGCATAGATGATGCTGAGCGTTACAACGAAATACGTACGCAAAGTAGTAGACAAGTATGGGAAGCGTTCGAAAATTTGGTTAGCGATCCTAATTCAATTTACACTACAAAAAATTACTATAGAGATATAAAAATTCTAAACGTAGCGATTTTAAGCCAAAATGTAGCTACGATAGATTTTCAAGCAGAAATTACAAATCCAACTCGCACTGAAGTAAGCTATAAAAAATATAGAAGTGCAATAGAGTATGACTTCCGCAACCAAACTAGTAATTATGCGGACACAATGAAAAACCCAACAGGCTTTATAGTGAACAAATATCAAGTAACGCAGATAATAGATGAAAAGGATAAAAAATGAAAAATTTAACTAGATTATCTTTAATAGCATTATTTGTTTTAAATTTAAATGCAGAACAAGACCAAGGCTTAAGCGAAGAACAAATGAATGAAGTCCGTGCAATTATGCGACAGACACAAGAACTAGTTAATGAACAGCAAAAAAATGGCTCAATGGGCGAAGATATTTTTAATGACAAAAACAAGGATGTTAATAGCCAAGTTCAATCAAATTTTAAGGTAAAACCATTTGGTATGGGGCAGAACAATCATCCACAACTAGCAAAATTTAATAATTCTCAACCACAAATGGCACAAATGCCAGAGCAAGATGGAATGGGTGTGGAGCAATCACAAGATATAAGCAAAGAAGAGCTTGAGCTTATGCAAAATGCTATAAGAAATCAGGACTTAAAAGCACTACAAAACAAATTCCACACTAAAAATTATAGCGGATATGAAAATACACAAACAATAAAATACGTACCAAATAAGACGCATAAAATACGTACTCGCCAAGCAATGGCAACAACGCTTATATTTGATAATGATATAGATAATTTTGTATTGGGTGACCAAACAGGATTTAAAGTAGAGCAAATACCAAGCAAAGCAAATGCGATAGCGATAATCCCACAGCTTATAGGAATTGATACAAGTCTAACTATTTTTACAAGCGATGGAAAAATCCACACATTTTATTTATATTCGACAGATTACAAGAATACGAATGATCCAAGCTTTGTAATTCGCATACAAGACGATGAAGTACAAAAAGCAAAGCAAGCCAAAGCAAAAGATGAAAGCGATAAATATAAAATCATAAAAGATGGCATAGCAGAGCTAAAAGTGCTAAAGAGCGATATTTATACTGGCTATACGCAAAAAGCAAAAAAAGAAAATGAATGGCTTTTGTCAGCAGAAATTTTTAGCGACAAGAAATTTACATATTTTAAATATGCCAAAGATGAAATGCCACAAATTCCTACAATTTTTGCAGTTATCGACAAGCAGGACAGCCCAGTAGAAACAAGAGTGATAGGAGACTACATTATAGCCGAAACCATAAATCCAAAATTTACTATTAAAAGTGGCGATAGCTATGTGTGTGTAGAGAGAAAAGAAACGCAAGAAGAAAGAGATAGAAAAGAAATAAGAAAAAACCTAAATACAGATAAAGAAGCAATAAGACAGCACCAAAAAGAAAACAAAAAAACAATAAATGAAACTAAAGGAATTTAAAATGAAAAAGGGGAATAGACTATTTTTAAGCATAGTTACAATTAGCGTTATATCTGCCCCCCTTTTTGCCACCAATACAGCTACGGCTGAAATATTTGATGACGAAAATATAAGCAAAAAAGCAAAAGACGATAAGATCAGGAATCTGCAAAATCAAACAAATTTAAATCATCTATTCGAAAATTCAAAATTCCCAGTAGATGATTATATTTATAAAGCTGGCAAGAGAGAGCCAAATGAAGATCAGAATTTAACTGAGATTTTAAACAGACTCGAGAAGCTAGGCAACAAGCAACAAAATGCTCTAAATGCACAAAGAAATCAAAATTTGCAAGATCAGACGCCTGAGCAAGATATACAAGAGCAAGAGCAAATGGCACAGCGTGCAAGAGAACAACAAGCCAAGCTTCAAGCCAAACAGGAACAATTGCGACAAGAAATGGCAATAGACAACCAAAGAGCGTATAAAAAACGAATGCAGGAGCTAATGCGAGCGCAAATTTTAGCAAATCGCAATAATGAAGTAAAAAGCGTAAATCAAAACAGCTCAAAATATGGCGTTGATAGCTTTTCAAATCAAAAGCCTGTTGATATAAGCACAAATGAGCATAGGCTGTATCGCACAATTAGAGCTGGCAGACTAATCCCAGCCATATTAACTAGTGCAATAAGCTCGGATTTAAGCGGAATAGTTACGGCTCAAATAGAGCAAGATATATATGCCGCAATGGGGCGAGCCGTATTGATACCACGTGGAAGTAAAGCAATAGGATTTTATACCAACGACACCAAAATCGGAAACGAACGATTAGAAATTAGATGGCGAGAGATTATCACGCCACAAGGCATAAACATAATGCTAACAGATGCAATAGTGGCTGATAATATGGGTATGACAGGAGCAGTTGGAGCAGTCAATAACAAATATTGGGAAAGATACGGCATAGCATATTCAATCTCAACAATTACAAATGCTTTGCTTTTAGGCATAGCATCGAAAATTAATAGCGGAAACAATGCAAATAACACCTATGTAAATGAAATTTACTCTAATTCAAGAAGCGATGTAAGTAGTGTAGTTCAAGACATAATCCAACAACAAAGTCAAATTAAACCAACAATTGAAATTAAAAGCGGAAGCCGTATATTTTTAGTACCAACAAATCACATGTGGTTTGCAAAACCTAAAAATGGCGAAGTTTTAATGCAATATTTCAACGATTAAGGAGCAAGTGTGCAACTAGAAGATATTAAAGCGGAAATCAAAAACCAAAACGCTTATAACAAAATTTTGGAGCGTATAGCAAAACAGGTAAAGAAAACCGAGAAAGCTCAAGTGAATGCAGATAAAGAGAAACAAAAGCTTGAGATGTTGCTAGAAGAAAAAAGAAATTTAATGAACCAAGCACCAGACCAAAAGCAAAACGAGCAAGATGAGTGAAAGTATAATTTTAAAAAACATTCTTAATGTTTTAAAGCCATATCTAAATCTAAACGCAAATGAGCTAATTTTTAACCAGCCTTGCGAAATTAATATAGATTATGGCGACCACTGGGAAGTGGTAAAAGACGAAAAACTAGATGCTAAATTTTTAAATAGTTTTTTAGTCGAGCTGGCAACTAGAAGAAATCAACGTTTTGATGAAAGCCATTGTCACTTGTCTTGTGAATTGCCAAGTCCATTTTTGCGATATCGTGTCCAAGCACAGCACAAATCAAGCCTATTTAATAGCGAAATAGCAATCTGCATAAGGATACCAAGCAAAGAAATTTATCCGCTCGAAAGCTTTATCCTAAGTGAAAAATGCATAAATAACGGCTGGAGCTATGAAAAAATAAAAGACTTGATACACGAAAAAAAGAATGTGCTTTTAAGCGGTGGAACTGGAAGCGGAAAGACAAGTTTTTTAAACTCACTAATGGGAGAAATAGACCCAAGCGAGCGAGTAGTAACCATAGAAGATAGCCAAGAACTAAGAGTTGAAAACATAAATAAAACTCAACTTGCCGTCCCGAAAATAGCAACAGAAATTTATAGCTACCAAGTAGCGATCGACAATGCAATGCGTTTGCGACCTGATAGGCTTTTCTTAGGCGAGATAGATATCAGAAATACGTTTTCATTTTTAAGAGTAAATAATACAGGACACGCAGGCAACCTAAGCACACTACATGCGAACAACCCAAAAGATGCCATAAAAGCAATAAAAACAAACATTATATTAGGCGGTGGATTATCAAATGTAGACGAAAGTATGCTTGATAGCCTAATAATGACAGCAATTGACTATATCATTCAAATAGCAAGGGTAAAAAATAAAAGAGTAATTACAGATATCCTCAATTTGAAAGAGATAGATATTGCAAGGATGATCGCATGAAAAAAGTATCTAGTCATTTTATTTATTTTACCGAAGCCGATGCAAGAATTTTAACAAAAATGATGCAGGCAAGAAATGAAAGCAAATCTGCGATCGTTAGAAAATTAATTCATGTTGAAAAATATGCACAAACCCTAAAACAAATTGAGATTAATAATGAAATTTTGGCTGATTTTTTGAAAGAATTTAAGCATCTCGGAAAAAATTTAAACCAAATAGCATATCACCTAAATGCTCACATTATAAAAAAAGAAGAAGCTAAAAGCGACCTAGAAAAGACTATGTATGAGTTTTTTGACGCAATAGAAAGACTAAGTAATAAGATCGGTAAGCTAAAAATAAAAATAGACGTAGAACGAACAAAGCAACCTAATAACAAAGAGATAAAAGGATTGCAAGGTGAATAGCAAAGAATTTACAGCTAAAAAGTGGATATTAATATACATAACATCCATAATAATGGGGATAATTGCATATTTGGTAGTTGTAAAACTTATTTTTAACCCTGACATAGTAAATGTGCCAATTGTAGCATTTAAAATTTTACAAAATATTGGCACGCCAACGTTAAAAATGAAAGCCTATGTCGCGGTATTTGCACTAATAGCACCACTCTTAGTCGCTATAATTTGGTGGCTAATGCCATATCTAAGAGATAATGAAGATTATGGATCAGCAAGGTTTGCAACGCCAGCAGATTTTGAAAAGATGAAGATAAACTACAAAACAGGACTTGTGCTAGGATGTTTTGACATTGACAGCACAAGCCCAAAATTTATACGTGCAACGCAACCACTCTCAACATTAGTAGTAGCACCTCCTGGAAGCGGAAAAACGGCTGGTATGATTATCCCAAATTTATTAAGTGTGCCAAATTCTTGCGTAGTATTGGATATCAAAGGGGAGCTTTACGTAAAAACAGCAGGCTATCGTCAAAAATATTTTAACAATGAAATCCAGCTATTCTCCCCTTTTAGCTGGGATAATACATTATTTTTTAATCCGTTTGATCATAGCCTAGTTAAAGATTTGCAATATCTTCATATAAAAAAATTAGCCGAGCAGATCGCCTCCACAATATTTGTAGGCGAAAAAGGTAGAGAAAACGATCACTGGATAATATCGGCAAAAACAATGTTTGTATTTTTTGCAGAGTATTTTATGCAAAAAGACAAGCACGCAACACTGGCACAATTGGCACAAGCACCAAAGGCTGATTATTTCGACTATCTTGATGAGAAATTTGGCGAAGAAGCCATGAAAGAGCCTGATGAAGACGATCCAACGAAACCAAGAGAACGAGATTATGATGTAGATACTTTCAAAATTTGGCTCAAACAGACTAGTTTTGACGAAACTATAGATGAGAATACAAGAAATCAAGCTAGAGCCTACTCAAAATCTGCCGACAATGAGTTTGCATCGATAAAATCGACATACGATACTTTTATGAAAGTTTTTACAAACCCACAAGTTGCTAGTGCCACCAGCAAAATGAGCTTCACATTTGAAGACCTAAGAGAAAAAAGAATATCGATGTACGTAGTCGTTCAAACCGAAGATATGGACATCCTAGCACCACTTATAAGAATTTTTGTAGAAACGCTATTTAAAAAGCTTATGAGCGGAAAAGAATGTAGTGATTTAAATAAATTTATTTACGCATTTTTAGACGAATTAGTTAGATTTGGAAAAATGCCATTCTTGCTAGAAGCACCAGCACTATGTAGGAGCTATGGCTTATTGCCTGTATTTGTGACCCAAAGCTATGAGCAAATCAAAAAATATTATGGCGAAGATGATATGAATATCGTTAAAAATAACAGCGGTTATCAAGTAATTTTTGGCATGAACAGCGACAAAGACGCTGAAGACACAAGTAAGCTAATAGGCGATTACACCAACATAAAAATAAGTAAATCGCAAGGCAATATGGATCTTTTTAAAAGCAATATCTCAAAAAGCAAAGAAGCAAAGAAGCTGGTCACAGCACAAGACCTAAAAAATCAGGATAGTAGCGATATTTTGATACTTGTAAAAGGATTTTTTAAAATACCTATCAAGGCGAAAGTGCCATATTGGTTCAAAATAGAGCAATTTAAAGGGGCAGATAAAGTAGAAGTAGTATCGACCCAAGAAATTATAGAAACAGCAGAAACAACTAAGACAATTACAAATCAAGAACAAACACAAGTAAAAGATGAAAGAAAAGAGCAAAGAGATGAATTATTAAAATCATTAAGAATAAAAATAGATAAAGAGTAGAAATTTTTTAAAAAAATTTATAAATATTACCAATAATTTTAAAGCAATAGTATTTATAAGCTTTAAATATTTTTACTTTTTAATATTTTATTGTTATATATTTTATTATTTATAAAGTTTTTAATCTAAAATTTAATAAAAAACCTAAATTTTAGATTAGAGCCTAAAAACTCTAAAAATCTGTCCTAAGGAGTAGAAAATGACCTATGCAGAAAAGCTAAAGCAAGAAGAAGCATATAAAGAGTATGAGATGTATCTTGCAAAGCAATTCGAAGAGAGCCAAGACGGCGATTTTGAAATCAACGATGATGAAAGCAAGAAGTGGGATTACCTAAAAAAAGACCACCAAAGCCTCGAAATCATAGAAGAAGAAAATGAGCCTAACTCAAACCTATAGCCCAAAAGTTATAGGTTATTAACAGATGTAAAGGATAAAAAATGGCTGATTTTACAAAGTATATCAAGTCAGAACAACAAGAAAATGCCACTCAACAAGAGAGAAAAAGCTGGAATCAGATGGATAACGCTGAAAAGAAAGAGAGCTTTGATAAATACATGAAATATAAGCTCTTTGAAGCCCACAAGACAGCAAAAGCAGACTGGCAAAAAGATATGAGTAAAGAAGAAGTCGATAGGACAATTCCATACAACGCAAAGACTGGAGCCACATACTCAAGAGAGACTAGTATGCTATTGAGAGCCGAAATGGCTATAAAAGGTTATGACAAGCCTCAATTTGTGACAATGGAGCAAGGTAACGCAATGGGCGGAATACTAAAGCTAAAACACGATGAGAAAACAGGCGAAATCCTAACCACTAAAAATGGCTTACAAGCTAGAGTCGATGGTGTCAAAATGCTCTATATTGCAGACCACGAGATTAGACCAAAACTAGACAGAGATGGTAAAGAAATCATGGCTGTTGTTAAAGACAAAGACGGCAATATAAAGTATGACAAAGAGACAGGGGAAGCAATGACCTATGTTGTAAAGGAAAAAATCCCAATTAATCCACGCCTAGAAACAAAAACTCTATATCACGTAAGTCAGTTTGATGGACTAGACGAGAGCAAGATCAAAGAAAGAGATCTAACAGCAATCCAGCACTATAGAGAGCAAGCGAAAAATCAAGATTTTGAAGTAAAAATAGATTACAACAAGACCTTGGGAATAAGCGGAAATTTAGAGAAACAGCTAAACAACCTAACGCTAGCTCAAATTAAAGGTGTAGATTATTTTAATCCAGCTAAAAAGATCGACATGACCAAAGAAAAAGCTCAAACCAAAGAGCAAAACAAGGGCATGGAGAGATAAATAGGTCATAAACGAAACTTAGGACAAATAGGGAGCAAAGCTCCCTATTGTTTGTAAAAAGGGAAAAAGATGTTAAGCGATTTTATAAATTTTTTAGGGCTGAGCGACAAAAAGAACAATAGCAAAATTCAAACAAATGTGGGCAACCCTGCCACAAAAGAAAATACGGAAAATTTTATCATAGAAATGCAAAGCCCATACTTTGAAGAAGAAATCGCGACAGAAACAATTATAAAAAATAATAAAAAAATAGAAATTAAAAAAATAAAAACCAAAAAGCCATTAGATAATGGAAAAGCACTAATATCAATAAAAACATATATGAAAGAAATAACAAAGGCGTAAAATGGCACAGACAGAAGTAGCAAAAGACATATTAACCGATAGTAATTGGATTAATAAAGTACAAGCCGTTATGCAAGAAAACGTAATGAGCTTATTTGAAAAATTTTATAATGGATCGCATGATTTAGTATATTCAACTGCATCGGAAACTATAATAATTCTTATAGTGGTGTTTTGGCTATTGGGTAGAGTAAAAAATGGCTACCCAACAAGAGATGAGATCTTCGGAGCTATAAAATATTTAATATTGCTATGTTTTATATTTGCAACTCTTAGCTCCTTTAACGCCTATATGGGCGTTTTATATATCCTAACAATCCCAGAGAACGCAATAACTGCAATAGTCAGCTCAATTTTTGAAAATAAAGACTTTGGATCGATTGTGACAGAGTCAGCAAACAGGATCGATAATCTAAGAGAAATGATGTGGAGCTACGGAACAAAAGAGTATTTACAATCGCAAGAGTGGTCATTTTTAGGCATTAGCTTTAACGGCGTAATGGATTATTTATCGGCAGGTGTGATAACAGCAATTCGTATGATACCTTTTTGGATTTTTTATTTAGCATTTTTTATACTTTTGATAGGAATTACAATAGTGATTTTCTTTAGTAAATTTATGGCATTTTTAATACTTAGCACCTTGCCTTTAGTCATACCATTTTTAATAATGCCAAAATTCTTACCATATTTATGGAGCTGGTATAAGCTCTATTTATCATACGCAATTATTGCACCATTAGCATTTATAGCCCTAAATTTAGCAATG from Campylobacter concisus includes the following:
- a CDS encoding AAA family ATPase, with the translated sequence MARGLIDVFRDWKQNKQDKQELGTETKKEKDSDIRSKISQINKKADRIIMLGEPEIYTMAKENNIACKYGENAIVTKDGNITIAVELKGTSYAGISLDAEMDYLLNRIMFFTTLRDNVETNLIIKKTKIKAKDYIEKNINQYANEIIEKWEKNQDIYSIKYFMLISTTTKNITGFLESFKTKVTSEQDEKNKESSNYKQKMELLNNTLLNIKNHLATYQPRQMSSDEIINFYATYSNAQETNLRYTNELITDSYISSYVEFKKDYIEFYRNDGTTKYARFVSVKAYETEQIKSIITSNLIKSNHEFMTMIYFKAYEKRKAIKKIKDTRVFSVELVQQELDHLMELIQADRENLVETSFSIYCLADNLTELDNRTNELKNILENQGLNVVRETINQKALYFSLFPSRGNLNARKKTLNISNLATIANFENEVTGFNQNDWGDEAVTTFKHLNGTPFLFNFHCQPDGDRPAGHTMIIGGTGTGKTTTIQFLMTNLFKYPVSIFAMDKLRGMYCFTNYMDGEYHDSESDGFKLNPFSLADTAENREFLASWLSSMAELKPEEHDATKDIRETINRLFDNKQADQILSLSDFIDSLPADNEARLKTRFGNYKGSIFDNKEDALNFTKQLSVLNMDGILPNKKVSALTAMYVFHRLKNQAKNSENIRGFFCFIDELKDYLRDEVMSEKILEGILEWRKIGGVGCFGFQNISLFNGNERGSSFLDNIANFLIFPTNNEDTLNQLSEIIGLTPTEAKFLKDTQSNARQVLLNMKLRNESAKLNVNLSSLGNYLRVFSSSSDSVNLIKKLKTESPIHWRKYYIEHKEQRS
- a CDS encoding type IV secretion system protein; amino-acid sequence: MAYEDKKVDPNFIFKAERNIKAYMFYVIIALTIVSISLSVAIALLTPLKETKPVLLKFSDGDSRFVTIDDTSLNVRNNEELLKSILAGYVKNRELINRIDDAERYNEIRTQSSRQVWEAFENLVSDPNSIYTTKNYYRDIKILNVAILSQNVATIDFQAEITNPTRTEVSYKKYRSAIEYDFRNQTSNYADTMKNPTGFIVNKYQVTQIIDEKDKK
- a CDS encoding TrbG/VirB9 family P-type conjugative transfer protein, whose product is MKNLTRLSLIALFVLNLNAEQDQGLSEEQMNEVRAIMRQTQELVNEQQKNGSMGEDIFNDKNKDVNSQVQSNFKVKPFGMGQNNHPQLAKFNNSQPQMAQMPEQDGMGVEQSQDISKEELELMQNAIRNQDLKALQNKFHTKNYSGYENTQTIKYVPNKTHKIRTRQAMATTLIFDNDIDNFVLGDQTGFKVEQIPSKANAIAIIPQLIGIDTSLTIFTSDGKIHTFYLYSTDYKNTNDPSFVIRIQDDEVQKAKQAKAKDESDKYKIIKDGIAELKVLKSDIYTGYTQKAKKENEWLLSAEIFSDKKFTYFKYAKDEMPQIPTIFAVIDKQDSPVETRVIGDYIIAETINPKFTIKSGDSYVCVERKETQEERDRKEIRKNLNTDKEAIRQHQKENKKTINETKGI
- a CDS encoding DNA type IV secretion system protein ComB10, with protein sequence MKKGNRLFLSIVTISVISAPLFATNTATAEIFDDENISKKAKDDKIRNLQNQTNLNHLFENSKFPVDDYIYKAGKREPNEDQNLTEILNRLEKLGNKQQNALNAQRNQNLQDQTPEQDIQEQEQMAQRAREQQAKLQAKQEQLRQEMAIDNQRAYKKRMQELMRAQILANRNNEVKSVNQNSSKYGVDSFSNQKPVDISTNEHRLYRTIRAGRLIPAILTSAISSDLSGIVTAQIEQDIYAAMGRAVLIPRGSKAIGFYTNDTKIGNERLEIRWREIITPQGINIMLTDAIVADNMGMTGAVGAVNNKYWERYGIAYSISTITNALLLGIASKINSGNNANNTYVNEIYSNSRSDVSSVVQDIIQQQSQIKPTIEIKSGSRIFLVPTNHMWFAKPKNGEVLMQYFND
- a CDS encoding ATPase, T2SS/T4P/T4SS family, with translation MSESIILKNILNVLKPYLNLNANELIFNQPCEINIDYGDHWEVVKDEKLDAKFLNSFLVELATRRNQRFDESHCHLSCELPSPFLRYRVQAQHKSSLFNSEIAICIRIPSKEIYPLESFILSEKCINNGWSYEKIKDLIHEKKNVLLSGGTGSGKTSFLNSLMGEIDPSERVVTIEDSQELRVENINKTQLAVPKIATEIYSYQVAIDNAMRLRPDRLFLGEIDIRNTFSFLRVNNTGHAGNLSTLHANNPKDAIKAIKTNIILGGGLSNVDESMLDSLIMTAIDYIIQIARVKNKRVITDILNLKEIDIARMIA
- a CDS encoding type IV secretory system conjugative DNA transfer family protein, which gives rise to MGIIAYLVVVKLIFNPDIVNVPIVAFKILQNIGTPTLKMKAYVAVFALIAPLLVAIIWWLMPYLRDNEDYGSARFATPADFEKMKINYKTGLVLGCFDIDSTSPKFIRATQPLSTLVVAPPGSGKTAGMIIPNLLSVPNSCVVLDIKGELYVKTAGYRQKYFNNEIQLFSPFSWDNTLFFNPFDHSLVKDLQYLHIKKLAEQIASTIFVGEKGRENDHWIISAKTMFVFFAEYFMQKDKHATLAQLAQAPKADYFDYLDEKFGEEAMKEPDEDDPTKPRERDYDVDTFKIWLKQTSFDETIDENTRNQARAYSKSADNEFASIKSTYDTFMKVFTNPQVASATSKMSFTFEDLREKRISMYVVVQTEDMDILAPLIRIFVETLFKKLMSGKECSDLNKFIYAFLDELVRFGKMPFLLEAPALCRSYGLLPVFVTQSYEQIKKYYGEDDMNIVKNNSGYQVIFGMNSDKDAEDTSKLIGDYTNIKISKSQGNMDLFKSNISKSKEAKKLVTAQDLKNQDSSDILILVKGFFKIPIKAKVPYWFKIEQFKGADKVEVVSTQEIIETAETTKTITNQEQTQVKDERKEQRDELLKSLRIKIDKE
- a CDS encoding ArdC-like ssDNA-binding domain-containing protein, yielding MADFTKYIKSEQQENATQQERKSWNQMDNAEKKESFDKYMKYKLFEAHKTAKADWQKDMSKEEVDRTIPYNAKTGATYSRETSMLLRAEMAIKGYDKPQFVTMEQGNAMGGILKLKHDEKTGEILTTKNGLQARVDGVKMLYIADHEIRPKLDRDGKEIMAVVKDKDGNIKYDKETGEAMTYVVKEKIPINPRLETKTLYHVSQFDGLDESKIKERDLTAIQHYREQAKNQDFEVKIDYNKTLGISGNLEKQLNNLTLAQIKGVDYFNPAKKIDMTKEKAQTKEQNKGMER
- a CDS encoding type IV secretion system protein, whose translation is MAQTEVAKDILTDSNWINKVQAVMQENVMSLFEKFYNGSHDLVYSTASETIIILIVVFWLLGRVKNGYPTRDEIFGAIKYLILLCFIFATLSSFNAYMGVLYILTIPENAITAIVSSIFENKDFGSIVTESANRIDNLREMMWSYGTKEYLQSQEWSFLGISFNGVMDYLSAGVITAIRMIPFWIFYLAFFILLIGITIVIFFSKFMAFLILSTLPLVIPFLIMPKFLPYLWSWYKLYLSYAIIAPLAFIALNLAMNPILELEKYQDYIGELFTKQFEYLITGSITCITALFLLRKIPSWINAVLGTQMENGSGGVTGGIVAGAVAGKTILSGLARKAGGGSFIGGAVSGFGSATGVGVAGQIASASIGAGANLIKDIGAGSKAIGQGVGKAYEKYKTFRGGYVAP